A single genomic interval of Labeo rohita strain BAU-BD-2019 chromosome 13, IGBB_LRoh.1.0, whole genome shotgun sequence harbors:
- the LOC127175322 gene encoding androgen-dependent TFPI-regulating protein, translating to MIADMTSILKKFYHIVAFIWYVFVMQSFYAKLNVDIPPGMFVYGGPWKYLTFLNLFLQMVFFGLASANDLQSVEKGSKLSLFCLCKDLLFSVLAFPVGMFVVLLFWVIFAYDRQLVYPASLDNLFPLWMNHAMHTIVLPILLGEILVEPHIYPKTKNGLAALGIASLTYFGWVVWVYLTVGIWVYPILEMFSSSGLVVFFFNNMLMLALLYLLGQTLNRKVWGKEHPKFTRT from the exons ATGATTGCAGACATGACTAGCATTTTGAAGAAGTTTTACCACATTGTTGCTTTCATTtggtatgttttcgtcatgcAGTCTTTTTATGCAAAACTAAATGTAGATATACCACCTGGGATGTTTGTCTATGGCGGACCCTGGAAATACCTCACGTTTTTGAACCTG ttcttACAGATGGTGTTTTTTGGACTGGCTTCTGCAAATGACCTTCAGTCTGTGGAGAAAGGCTCAAAACTGTCACTCTTCTGCCTCTGCAAGGACTTGCTCTTTTCTGTCTTAGCGTTTCCAGTCGGAATG ttcgTAGTTCTGCTGTTTTGGGTGATTTTTGCATATGATCGACAGCTGGTCTATCCAGCTTCACTGGACAACCTCTTCCCTTTATGGATGAATCATGCTATG CACACTATTGTTCTGCCAATCTTGCTTGGTGAGATCCTGGTGGAGCCACATATCTATCCTAAAACAAAGAATGGCTTAGCAGCTTTGGGAATTGCTAGTCTCACTTATTTTGGATG ggTGGTTTGGGTGTATCTAACGGTGGGAATCTGGGTTTACCCTATACTGGAAATGTTCAGCAGCTCAGGATTGGTCGTCTTCTTCTTTAATAACATGCTTATGCTAGCGCTGCTGTACTTACTGGGACAAACTTTGAACCGTAAAGTTTGGG GGAAAGAACATCCAAAATTTACAAGAACTTGA